The Flavobacteriales bacterium genome includes a region encoding these proteins:
- a CDS encoding SUMF1/EgtB/PvdO family nonheme iron enzyme, producing the protein MKNTVKLSFLFAIATLTSCMGTSDWELTGVPGRKPWFHPEPYGTVYIKTGTFHTGQSDQDIFRSYIAPNKQVTIHSMWMDQTEITNNEYRQFVYYVQDSIAHKMLDNIKEIENPDGTSYEVIDYEGELDYTNEDLGDMFYKQKDRYNEAYQIDMRKLVYDYQFVDLVMAANDYGKYYDEKNDRSKYIKKKKVKIYPDTLCWIRDFAYSYNDPMTRVYFYHPKYDDYPVVGVNWHQANAFCDWRTRIMQHHWNEVDMPLTESWRLPTEYEWEYAARGGRDNNMYPWGGPYTRNSKGCFLANFKPNRGDYIGDGGFYPVRSDSYFPNDYGLYNMAGNVAEWTINAYAESSHQFTTDFNPDYRYDAVEEVDGEDYITLSRKVIRGGSWKDIAYFIQNSSRAYEYQDTCKSFIGFRCVQTYIGRSALDTQ; encoded by the coding sequence ATGAAAAACACAGTAAAGTTGTCATTTCTATTTGCCATAGCTACTCTAACGAGTTGCATGGGTACTTCAGACTGGGAGTTGACAGGTGTTCCGGGCAGAAAGCCTTGGTTTCATCCTGAGCCTTATGGAACGGTTTACATCAAAACCGGAACCTTCCATACCGGTCAAAGCGATCAAGATATTTTTAGAAGCTACATTGCTCCTAACAAACAAGTGACTATTCACTCTATGTGGATGGATCAAACGGAAATTACGAACAATGAATACCGCCAGTTCGTGTATTATGTTCAAGATTCTATTGCACACAAAATGTTAGACAACATCAAGGAAATTGAAAACCCTGATGGAACCAGCTATGAGGTAATTGATTATGAGGGAGAACTTGACTACACCAACGAAGATTTGGGTGACATGTTCTACAAACAAAAAGATCGTTATAATGAGGCGTATCAAATAGATATGCGTAAATTGGTGTATGATTATCAATTTGTTGACCTTGTTATGGCCGCTAATGACTATGGTAAATACTACGATGAGAAAAACGATCGAAGTAAATACATCAAAAAGAAAAAAGTTAAAATTTATCCCGACACCTTGTGCTGGATTCGCGATTTTGCTTATTCATACAACGACCCAATGACACGTGTTTATTTTTACCATCCAAAATATGATGATTATCCGGTTGTGGGTGTAAACTGGCATCAAGCCAATGCCTTCTGCGATTGGAGAACACGGATAATGCAACACCATTGGAATGAAGTGGATATGCCTTTGACTGAAAGTTGGAGACTCCCAACTGAATACGAATGGGAATATGCTGCTCGAGGTGGTAGAGACAATAATATGTATCCGTGGGGCGGTCCTTATACCCGAAACAGTAAAGGCTGCTTTTTGGCAAACTTTAAGCCAAACAGAGGAGATTATATTGGTGACGGTGGTTTCTATCCTGTAAGATCTGATTCATACTTCCCTAACGATTATGGGTTATACAATATGGCAGGCAACGTGGCCGAGTGGACTATTAACGCCTATGCCGAGTCTAGCCACCAATTTACGACTGACTTTAACCCAGATTATCGTTATGATGCGGTAGAAGAGGTAGATGGTGAAGATTACATTACGTTATCAAGAAAAGTAATCAGAGGCGGTTCTTGGAAGGACATAGCCTACTTTATTCAAAACAGTTCAAGAGCTTATGAATATCAAGACACTTGTAAATCATTCATCGGTTTCCGATGTGTTCAAACTTACATTGGTCGTTCTGCCCTTGACACACAATAA
- a CDS encoding PorP/SprF family type IX secretion system membrane protein, whose product MRYFTLRTFLVVVTLLVGYMAKAQQDPYYSHFKFVKQAYNPATVGEKDDYICMSLLQHNQWLGYQDNTWVDRETQQPIQGGTIEKNVAPVTTNFNISGNIKPEARPYPIAGVGLSVYNDRIGYMKTQAFKGQAAFFLPIQGNFARLSLGVELGFSQFGYVNPNFRFKHPNDPRIPTQNVSASKFDVGFGAYYKQARLGNKFDDFYVGASLSHLNGANYNLIIQNTSTPYTLAQHIYVGTGAKMDMGANVLEPAVLIKYNSKLQIDLNCTVLNNNTWRAGLGYRQWGNTDAFTFLLGYVTGQTQFGYSFDLTASRVQSVSNNTHEIMISYCFQPKAPPEKGQDYDKTPREL is encoded by the coding sequence ATGCGTTATTTTACATTAAGGACTTTTCTTGTAGTTGTTACACTCTTAGTGGGGTATATGGCTAAGGCTCAGCAAGACCCATATTACTCTCATTTCAAGTTTGTTAAACAAGCATACAATCCGGCAACTGTTGGCGAGAAAGATGATTATATATGTATGTCTCTTCTTCAACACAATCAGTGGCTTGGATATCAAGATAACACATGGGTTGATAGAGAAACCCAACAACCCATACAAGGTGGTACTATAGAAAAAAATGTTGCACCAGTTACTACCAACTTCAATATTAGTGGTAATATAAAACCTGAGGCAAGACCCTATCCTATTGCCGGTGTTGGTCTTTCTGTATATAACGACCGTATTGGCTATATGAAAACGCAAGCCTTCAAAGGTCAGGCAGCATTTTTTCTTCCAATTCAAGGAAATTTTGCACGTCTATCGTTGGGAGTTGAGTTAGGTTTTTCACAATTCGGTTATGTAAATCCAAACTTTCGTTTTAAGCACCCAAACGATCCACGAATACCAACCCAAAATGTATCAGCCTCCAAATTTGACGTTGGTTTTGGGGCATATTACAAACAGGCACGCTTAGGTAATAAATTTGATGATTTTTATGTAGGAGCTTCCTTGTCTCATTTGAATGGAGCAAATTACAATTTAATCATTCAAAACACAAGTACACCCTATACGTTAGCACAACATATATATGTAGGCACTGGTGCAAAAATGGATATGGGAGCCAACGTATTGGAACCTGCCGTTTTGATTAAATATAATAGTAAACTTCAAATTGACTTAAACTGTACCGTATTAAACAACAACACTTGGAGAGCCGGTTTAGGTTATCGTCAATGGGGAAATACGGATGCCTTTACCTTTTTGCTTGGTTACGTTACTGGCCAAACACAGTTTGGATATTCTTTCGACCTTACAGCAAGCCGGGTTCAGAGTGTGAGTAACAACACCCATGAAATAATGATTAGTTACTGTTTTCAGCCGAAAGCTCCGCCAGAGAAAGGGCAGGATTATGATAAAACCCCAAGAGAATTGTAG
- a CDS encoding TonB-dependent receptor, translated as MKRFFPLILVLFSIEIVQAQSDSANIFGKVIDEDGQAIQSIPIAFDSTFNVFTDANGKYNVTVRWGKSYRVRADNYGTIISKNTPVLRRGQSFEVNFLFENNTLTPTEISIRNPKIITIPPRTITKLTSLQIEDVVARVSLGVSKRNELGSAYNVRGGNFDENLVYVNDIEVYRPFLARSGQQEGLSFINPYMTKSIQFSSGGFEAKYGDKMSSVLNVTYNEPRKLSGAVEASLMGGSIQVQDRPAIRFSYSVGARYRSLQYLLNSLDVSGDYRPKFVDIQSDMSFYNLTHHLTFSWFSTYSQNQYLVVPQSRETNFGTIQNAVRLYIGFGGAEKMDYKTFLNAITVKFRPNDSTTFKLIGSNFNSQETEHFTIEGAYRLEQLENNPGSDNFASARALLGYGYFINHARNSLNVDVSNLKLMASIKRRKHNVNAGATYQIEKIKDYLKEWNFNDSSGYRLNSSSYPANEIHLDDYVKMTNMLNTNRIMAYIQDEVIINKDYNATLNWGIRANHWSLNKETTLTPRAIFSFEPNRKHNNTIQAQFNEAIYQLDANIKNYADTFSKIKDHFTDLRKRDLFIKASLGAYYQPPFYRELRNIYGVLNTNLQSQKSYHFMLSSDLTFKAWGRDFKWINEAYYKLLKDLVPYTIDNVKLRYLATNSSEGYAAGFDTRVNGEFIEGLESWINFGILTTKENIEYKDSAGNIKHSGFISRPTDQRLNFSILFQDELPSDSSYKMNISLVLGSKLPYYFGGEHRYSRTFSLPEYRRVDIGFSKEIKPKKLSQFESFWLSLEVFNLLQVNNVASFLWVKDLNNNVYGVPNYLTGRRLNIKLIGRF; from the coding sequence TTGAAAAGATTCTTCCCACTCATTTTAGTACTTTTTTCGATAGAAATTGTTCAAGCTCAATCAGATTCGGCCAACATTTTTGGAAAAGTTATCGATGAAGATGGGCAGGCTATCCAAAGCATTCCAATTGCATTCGACTCAACTTTTAATGTCTTTACAGATGCCAATGGAAAATATAATGTTACCGTTAGATGGGGAAAATCGTATCGGGTTCGTGCCGATAATTATGGGACAATAATTTCTAAAAATACCCCTGTTCTGAGGCGAGGTCAATCATTTGAAGTCAACTTTTTGTTTGAAAACAACACGCTAACACCAACGGAAATCTCGATTCGCAATCCAAAAATCATAACTATACCTCCCAGAACAATAACAAAATTGACCTCACTGCAAATAGAAGATGTGGTGGCCCGCGTATCTCTTGGAGTTTCAAAACGAAACGAATTGGGTTCGGCATACAACGTGCGGGGCGGAAATTTTGACGAAAACCTTGTTTATGTAAATGACATTGAAGTTTATCGCCCATTTTTGGCTCGAAGTGGCCAACAGGAGGGTTTGAGTTTTATAAACCCCTACATGACCAAAAGCATTCAGTTTTCTTCAGGTGGTTTTGAGGCAAAGTATGGCGATAAAATGTCATCCGTATTAAACGTGACTTACAACGAACCCAGAAAACTATCGGGTGCGGTAGAAGCCAGTTTAATGGGTGGCAGCATTCAGGTGCAAGACCGACCTGCCATCAGATTCAGCTATTCTGTTGGAGCCAGATATCGGAGTTTGCAATATTTATTGAATAGCTTAGATGTATCCGGCGATTATCGGCCAAAATTTGTGGATATACAATCTGACATGTCGTTTTACAATCTGACCCATCACTTAACATTCAGTTGGTTTTCTACCTATTCTCAAAATCAATATTTGGTGGTTCCTCAAAGCAGAGAAACGAATTTTGGCACTATTCAAAACGCCGTGCGGCTTTATATTGGCTTTGGCGGTGCCGAAAAAATGGATTACAAAACATTTTTAAATGCCATTACCGTAAAGTTTCGGCCTAATGATTCGACAACTTTCAAACTTATCGGAAGCAATTTCAACAGCCAAGAAACAGAGCATTTTACTATTGAAGGAGCTTATCGGTTGGAGCAACTTGAGAACAACCCGGGTTCCGACAATTTTGCCTCGGCAAGGGCCCTGTTGGGTTATGGGTATTTTATCAACCATGCAAGAAATAGCCTAAATGTTGATGTTTCCAACCTTAAACTAATGGCATCTATAAAACGCCGAAAACATAATGTAAATGCCGGTGCCACTTATCAAATTGAAAAAATTAAAGATTATTTAAAAGAGTGGAACTTTAACGATAGTTCCGGATACAGATTGAACAGCTCTTCCTATCCCGCCAATGAAATTCATTTGGATGACTATGTAAAAATGACCAACATGCTCAATACCAATAGAATTATGGCATATATTCAGGATGAAGTAATAATTAATAAGGATTATAATGCCACGCTCAATTGGGGAATAAGAGCCAATCATTGGAGTTTGAATAAGGAAACAACATTAACTCCTCGTGCCATTTTTAGCTTTGAGCCCAACAGAAAACATAACAACACCATTCAGGCTCAATTTAATGAAGCCATCTACCAATTAGATGCCAATATTAAAAACTATGCAGACACTTTTAGTAAGATAAAAGACCATTTCACAGACCTCCGAAAAAGAGATTTATTTATTAAGGCATCGTTGGGAGCCTATTATCAACCGCCTTTTTATCGTGAATTGAGAAATATCTATGGCGTTTTAAACACCAATTTACAATCTCAAAAATCATATCATTTTATGCTTAGTTCTGATTTGACTTTTAAAGCATGGGGGCGTGATTTTAAATGGATAAACGAAGCCTATTATAAACTACTTAAAGATTTGGTGCCATATACTATCGACAATGTAAAGCTCCGATATTTGGCCACCAATTCATCAGAAGGCTATGCCGCCGGATTCGACACACGGGTAAACGGAGAATTTATTGAAGGCCTTGAATCTTGGATTAATTTCGGAATTTTAACCACAAAGGAAAACATTGAATATAAAGATTCGGCGGGCAACATCAAACACAGCGGATTTATAAGTCGCCCCACCGACCAACGTCTAAACTTTTCCATTTTATTTCAGGATGAATTGCCTTCCGACTCCTCCTACAAAATGAATATTAGTTTGGTTCTTGGATCCAAACTTCCGTATTATTTCGGTGGCGAACATAGGTATAGCCGCACTTTTAGTCTTCCGGAATATCGTAGGGTGGATATTGGCTTTAGCAAAGAAATCAAACCAAAAAAACTGTCTCAATTCGAATCTTTTTGGTTGAGTTTAGAAGTATTCAACCTATTGCAAGTAAACAACGTGGCTTCATTTCTTTGGGTAAAAGATTTGAACAACAATGTTTATGGCGTTCCCAATTATTTAACTGGCCGAAGACTGAACATCAAACTCATTGGAAGATTCTAA
- a CDS encoding ribulose-phosphate 3-epimerase: MSHLIAPSILSADFNNLQRDFEMINDSAADWFHVDVMDGVFVPNISFGFPVIKGLKKIAKKPLDVHLMIIQPERYIDDFKNAGADILTVHIEASTHLHRTLQAIKNVGMKAGVALNPHTNVNQLEDVLNDIDLVCLMSVNPGFGGQKFIENTYQKISTLATMRKNANAHFQIEIDGGVTLDNYKKLVQAGADVLVAGNTVFSSNNPINTISLLKHV; this comes from the coding sequence ATGAGTCACCTTATTGCCCCTTCTATTCTTTCGGCAGATTTTAACAATCTGCAACGCGATTTTGAGATGATAAACGACAGTGCCGCCGACTGGTTTCATGTGGATGTGATGGATGGAGTTTTTGTGCCAAACATTTCATTTGGTTTTCCGGTAATAAAAGGATTGAAAAAAATAGCAAAAAAACCACTTGATGTTCATTTAATGATTATTCAACCCGAACGATATATCGATGATTTTAAAAACGCCGGAGCGGATATTTTAACCGTGCATATTGAGGCCAGCACCCATTTGCACAGAACACTTCAGGCCATAAAAAATGTGGGTATGAAGGCCGGTGTTGCCCTCAACCCACACACCAATGTAAACCAACTGGAAGACGTGCTAAACGATATTGACCTTGTGTGCTTGATGAGTGTAAATCCGGGATTTGGTGGGCAAAAATTTATTGAAAACACCTACCAAAAAATTTCAACCCTTGCCACCATGCGAAAAAATGCAAATGCTCATTTTCAAATTGAAATTGACGGCGGCGTTACTCTGGACAATTACAAAAAGTTGGTGCAGGCTGGGGCGGATGTTCTGGTGGCCGGAAATACCGTATTTTCGTCAAATAATCCCATCAATACAATTTCTTTATTAAAACACGTTTAG
- a CDS encoding DUF721 domain-containing protein → MQNEQSLKDLIETMFDSYELGEKMAENRIKNEWETIIGKTIARNTAKLSIHKKTLYIEVLSAPLKNELFYHKQIIVEKVNTYIGKKIIEDIKIK, encoded by the coding sequence ATGCAAAACGAGCAATCTCTTAAGGATTTGATTGAAACTATGTTCGACTCGTATGAGTTGGGCGAAAAAATGGCCGAAAACCGAATAAAAAATGAATGGGAAACAATTATTGGAAAAACCATTGCCCGAAATACTGCGAAACTCTCGATACATAAAAAAACACTTTATATCGAAGTTTTATCGGCACCTCTGAAAAACGAATTGTTTTATCACAAACAAATAATTGTGGAGAAAGTGAATACTTATATTGGCAAAAAAATTATTGAAGATATAAAAATTAAATGA
- the recF gene encoding DNA replication and repair protein RecF (All proteins in this family for which functions are known are DNA-binding proteins that assist the filamentation of RecA onto DNA for the initiation of recombination or recombinational repair.), which produces MYIRHLRLFQFKNHSKIDFEFESGFNCFYGKNGIGKTNVLDAIHYICNAKSYFNRSDVQNIQFHESAAYIEATLEDTDNAFSLNIGIQHDGKKTAKKNGVLIKKLADYVGFLPAVMIAPSDIFLLTGNSEERRRFMDKTIGLSDSEYLRALIKHNKLLDHRNELLKLFFASRNTDLIALEAIDHQLVPLQQLIYHKRKNFIDALLILVNEVYQKLVLKDEELFVEYSSQLSQTSALELMKNNIQNHLYAQRTLHGIHKDDLETSINNVSVKKFGSQGQIKSATIALNLAAYLYIAQVLNKKPLLLLDDIFEKIDAQRAERLLNLIATSSFGQVFITDTSEKRLNDNLHKIDTAKKFFNIEAG; this is translated from the coding sequence ATGTATATCCGACATTTAAGATTGTTTCAGTTTAAAAATCATTCAAAAATTGATTTTGAATTTGAATCGGGTTTTAATTGTTTTTACGGAAAAAACGGCATTGGAAAAACCAATGTGCTTGATGCGATACATTATATATGCAACGCAAAAAGCTATTTTAATCGCAGCGATGTTCAAAATATTCAATTTCATGAGTCTGCCGCTTATATAGAAGCAACCTTAGAAGACACTGACAACGCGTTTTCCTTGAATATTGGCATACAACATGATGGGAAAAAAACAGCCAAAAAAAACGGTGTGTTGATAAAGAAACTTGCCGATTACGTTGGTTTTTTGCCTGCTGTTATGATTGCTCCGTCAGATATATTTTTGCTGACCGGAAATAGCGAAGAACGCCGAAGATTTATGGACAAAACCATTGGGCTATCCGATTCGGAATACCTACGGGCGTTGATAAAACACAACAAACTGCTTGACCATAGAAACGAACTTTTAAAATTGTTTTTTGCATCGCGAAATACCGATTTAATTGCCCTTGAAGCTATTGACCATCAATTGGTTCCGCTTCAGCAATTGATTTACCACAAAAGAAAAAACTTTATCGATGCTCTATTAATTTTGGTGAATGAGGTGTATCAAAAATTGGTTTTAAAAGATGAAGAACTTTTTGTTGAATATTCCTCTCAATTGAGCCAAACCTCCGCATTAGAATTGATGAAAAACAATATTCAAAACCATCTTTATGCACAACGCACTCTGCACGGCATTCATAAAGATGATTTGGAAACAAGCATCAATAATGTGTCGGTCAAAAAATTTGGCTCTCAAGGACAAATAAAATCGGCCACCATTGCCTTAAATTTGGCTGCATATCTTTACATAGCTCAGGTTTTAAATAAAAAACCACTGCTGCTGCTTGACGATATTTTTGAAAAAATAGATGCACAACGTGCCGAAAGATTGCTAAATCTGATAGCAACATCCAGTTTTGGCCAGGTTTTTATTACCGATACAAGTGAAAAAAGGTTGAATGACAATCTCCATAAAATAGATACCGCAAAAAAATTCTTTAATATTGAGGCCGGTTAA
- the pdhA gene encoding pyruvate dehydrogenase (acetyl-transferring) E1 component subunit alpha: MAKVKFSKEIYLKWYEQMLLIRRFEEKSAQLYGQQKIRGFCHLYIGQEAVIAGTMSAITKDDKLITAYRDHGHALACGISANEVMAELYGKATGCSKGKGGSMHMFSKEHNFFGGHGIVGGQIPLGAGIAFAEKYNGTKNLCVCYMGDGAVRQGALHEAFNMAMLWKLPVIFVVENNYYAMGTSVERTTNVLDIHKIGLAYDMPHFQVDGMKCEDVHNAISDAADRARKGDGPTFLEIRTYRYRGHSMSDPAKYRTKEEVEKYKAIDPIEVVAKTLIKNKWATQKDLDLIEENIAKVVEESVEFSENSPYPDESELYTDVYAENYPFIME; the protein is encoded by the coding sequence ATGGCAAAAGTAAAATTTAGCAAAGAAATATACCTAAAGTGGTATGAGCAAATGCTGCTTATTCGTAGATTTGAAGAAAAATCAGCCCAACTTTATGGTCAACAAAAAATTAGAGGTTTTTGCCACCTGTATATTGGGCAAGAGGCTGTAATAGCCGGAACCATGAGTGCCATAACCAAAGATGATAAACTCATTACGGCCTACAGAGACCACGGTCATGCGTTGGCCTGCGGCATATCTGCCAATGAAGTAATGGCCGAGCTATATGGCAAAGCTACCGGATGCAGCAAAGGCAAAGGTGGCAGTATGCACATGTTTAGCAAAGAGCATAATTTTTTTGGTGGTCATGGCATTGTTGGGGGGCAAATTCCGCTTGGAGCCGGCATTGCATTTGCCGAAAAATACAACGGAACAAAAAATTTGTGTGTGTGCTACATGGGCGATGGTGCCGTAAGACAAGGTGCGTTGCACGAGGCTTTTAATATGGCCATGCTATGGAAATTGCCTGTAATATTTGTGGTTGAAAACAATTATTACGCCATGGGTACCTCAGTAGAAAGAACAACCAACGTATTGGATATTCACAAAATTGGTTTAGCCTACGACATGCCTCATTTTCAGGTGGATGGAATGAAATGCGAAGATGTTCACAATGCAATATCAGACGCAGCGGATAGAGCCAGAAAAGGCGATGGACCTACATTTTTAGAAATAAGAACCTATAGATATAGAGGTCACTCCATGTCAGACCCGGCCAAATACAGAACCAAAGAGGAGGTAGAAAAATACAAAGCCATAGACCCTATTGAAGTGGTGGCTAAGACATTGATAAAAAATAAATGGGCAACTCAAAAAGATTTGGATTTGATTGAGGAAAACATTGCCAAGGTAGTGGAAGAAAGTGTTGAATTTTCTGAAAATTCGCCTTATCCAGATGAGTCGGAACTCTATACAGATGTATATGCCGAAAACTATCCTTTTATCATGGAATAA
- a CDS encoding 6,7-dimethyl-8-ribityllumazine synthase translates to MSSADKNLSSFLEKIPSKPNARMGIVVSEWNNEVTFSLRDGALRILQMAGVAKDNITITYVPGSFELILGSQRLGQREDIDAVIAIGCVIQGETKHFDFICEAVANGIANINLKYNKPIIFGVLTPNNQQQALDRAGGVHGNKGEEAAYTALRMID, encoded by the coding sequence ATGTCTTCGGCAGATAAAAATCTTTCCAGTTTTTTAGAAAAAATTCCTTCCAAACCCAATGCCCGAATGGGCATTGTTGTTTCTGAATGGAACAATGAAGTAACTTTTTCTTTGCGTGATGGTGCCTTGAGGATTCTTCAAATGGCGGGCGTGGCAAAGGATAATATTACCATTACCTACGTTCCAGGAAGTTTTGAATTGATATTGGGCAGCCAACGGCTTGGGCAGCGGGAAGATATTGATGCCGTAATAGCCATAGGTTGTGTTATTCAGGGCGAAACAAAACATTTCGATTTTATATGTGAAGCCGTGGCCAACGGCATTGCCAACATTAATTTGAAATACAACAAACCCATAATTTTTGGAGTTTTAACGCCAAACAATCAGCAACAAGCATTGGATAGAGCAGGGGGCGTGCATGGCAATAAGGGCGAGGAGGCTGCCTATACGGCACTTCGCATGATAGATTAG
- a CDS encoding RNA methyltransferase, whose product MITKNYIKFVQSLHQKKYRQKYTQFIVEGEKSVIELINSDFEICEINASIEWIEKNANHLKNQKIQEASKADLERMSFFKTPSEVIAVVNQKKHKKPNLSQKKILCLDGINDPGNLGTIVRIADWYGLNYIFCSPDTVDFYNPKTISSTMGSFTRVEVIYIDLVSLLGSIHLPILFAEMEGQSVYETTEKEAILVIGSEANGISNELKSVQHQSITIPKFGKAESLNAAVATAILCDRIFGG is encoded by the coding sequence TTGATTACCAAAAATTATATAAAGTTTGTTCAATCGCTGCACCAAAAGAAATATCGCCAAAAATACACTCAATTTATTGTAGAAGGAGAAAAATCGGTTATTGAACTAATCAACAGTGATTTTGAAATTTGTGAAATAAATGCTTCAATCGAGTGGATTGAAAAAAACGCAAACCACCTTAAAAACCAAAAGATTCAGGAAGCCTCAAAAGCCGATTTAGAGAGAATGTCTTTCTTTAAAACACCTAGCGAAGTGATAGCGGTAGTCAATCAAAAAAAGCATAAAAAACCGAATTTGTCTCAAAAAAAGATTCTTTGTTTGGATGGAATAAACGATCCTGGCAATTTAGGAACCATTGTTAGAATAGCCGATTGGTATGGATTAAACTACATTTTCTGCTCGCCTGATACGGTAGATTTTTATAATCCAAAAACCATAAGCAGCACTATGGGGTCTTTTACAAGGGTAGAAGTAATTTATATTGATTTGGTTTCTCTTTTAGGGTCTATACATCTTCCTATTTTATTTGCAGAAATGGAAGGCCAATCGGTTTATGAAACGACAGAAAAGGAAGCCATTTTGGTTATTGGTAGCGAAGCCAACGGAATTTCTAACGAATTAAAAAGTGTTCAACATCAGTCTATCACTATACCAAAATTTGGTAAGGCGGAAAGTCTAAATGCGGCCGTTGCCACTGCCATTCTGTGCGATAGGATTTTTGGTGGGTAA